The genomic stretch AAAGATAATATGGCTTTGACTGCATTTCGATCCCAGACAAAGTGGTTAGGTGTCCCAGAATTCAATCGATGGCTTCCAATCATCCAAAGCAAAGCATTCACTAGCCCACCAATGACAAGCGCCCAGATGCTCCGACTCAAAGCAGCCCAGATAATCATCACTGTTAGGGAGATTGTCTGTACGCTAAGTTCAAAAATTGCTAGTTTACGTACAGCTAAGTGCCGATTCAGTGTAAACAGAGCAGTGGAGTTAAAGCCAGAGATAATGGTGTTCAAACCAACCACTGGCAGTAGCCATAACAGTTGAGGTTCTCCGTAAAAGTTAGCAATCGGCCAAGCAATCAAAGCGCAACATAGCCACAAAACAAAGCCGCGAATTACTTGTAATGTCCAGGCAGTATTGAGAAAAGCTGTTTCATCTCCTCGCTCATTTTGGATGATGCTTTGACCAATACCAATGTCTGAGAACAGATTTAAGCCAATGATGAAGGTATTAATCAGTGCCATCAGTCCGAATAACTCTGGAAAGAGTAAGCGGGTTAGAACTAAGTTACTGCCGAATCTCAAGATTTGGCTCGCTCCATAGCCAGCGAATGTCCAAACAGCACCACTAATGGCAAGCTTCTTTAATGAGGTCATGGTTTTTTTGAGGAGAGTTAATTCAGCAGTAGAAAGACTTATTAGCTTTTAATGCAACATCTTTACCTCGACATTAGGATTATTTAGATAGTCAACAGTTGATGGAGTATCAATCTCCTGGGTTTTTAAATTCTCGTTGCTAGATTGAAAGAGTGCTGCTAAGTTGCCAGCTTCAATAGCGATATTGTGCTTTTGAACGACCCGGCTTTGACCTTTGCTACCCATGTGTTCTAGCTGTTCTATCGGTAACTGTAATGCCTCCCGCATTGCTGTCACTAATGCTTCGATTGAGCCAGGTGGTACTAACCAACCGCAAACTCCTGGTTCGACTAACTCAGGAATCCCGGCTATATAAGTGCTGATGACTGGACGAGATAGTGCCAGTGCTTCCATAAGTACTACTGGTAAACCTTCGGCAAAACTAGGCAATACCATGGCTCGCGAAGCAAGGATCTGTTGGCGAACTTCTCCATTGCTAGCCCAACCGATGAGTTCAACATAATTTTGCAGCCCAAGTTGAGCGATCGCATTTTCAATTTCGTTCCGCAAGAGTCCGTCGCCTATCAATACCAGCTTGAACTGTAAGCCTTCGCGTGCTAACCGAGCTGCGGCATCTAATAAAAGTAGATGTCCCTTGGCTTGACTCAATCTGGCAACACAGACAAAGCGTGGCTCTGATGGTATGGAGGTGGGTGTAGTATCTAGAAATCCATCGTCTACACCACAATGAACAACATGAATTTTTGACCACTCGCAGCGATCGCACCAGCGATATAACTGGCTCTTACCAAAGGAGCTAACTGTAACTACAAAAGCAGCTCGTTTGACTTTTTCTACTAAAGATAAAGATTGGACACAATCAAATTCTTCAGGCCCGTGAATGGTAAAGCTGTAAGGGGGGCCACCCATTGCCGAACACAACATTGCTACTGTGGTGGAATTTGTGCCGAAGTGAGCATGAACATGCTCTACATATGCTTTTTCCCACCAACCTAAAAGTACGCAAGCTTCAGCTAGGTAGATTAAATGATACAAAATACCCCGCTCGGAACGCCAACCAACTCTCAGTGCCAACCATAAGGCTTGTAAAAAACGAATTGGTCTTGCGATCGCAACGCGAATTAAACTAATAACTAATCCTATTTTTCCGATTCCTAAAACTACCTGAGTCTTCTCCAACTCTTGTATGTCTGCTTCGTCAACCAGTTCATTACCGCAAGAACGGATTGCAAATCGTTGGATTTTGATGCCGTGTTTCTCCAAGCTGTTGATTTCTCGGCGAATAAAGCTGTGGCTGACTTTGGGATACTGATTTATTAAGTAGGCGATCGTTAAAGACATCTTGATTTTGCAATTGCTCAAAATATTGGGTTGTCTTGCTAGAAAATACTAAAAAAACAAATACTGAGTCTTGCAAATAGCTCAAAAGGTTTATTGTTCATTTACTATGCTCCACTAAATAGAAATTATTAATAGAGCATAATTTTGGTTTTTACCGCACCACAATTTACTAATGGTAATAAAGTTTGGGAAATTTCTAGCTGAAATTTTCGCTATGACCGTATAAACTCAGACTTGACAACAGGGTCTTATACTCTTAAGAAGTTATCACTAAAACCCACACACGCCATTTTAAAAAGAAAATCAAAAATAAAGCGATGTTTAGGTACAACCTTCATCTAATCTTAATTCAATTGCCAAAGCGTTTTGCAAGTATTATTAACCTCTGACCAAAAGCTTACGGATTATTTTATCATATTTATTTATAAAGATTTGATTAAGAGTTATTTTTTAGATGCAGAAAATGGAGAAATTTGAGTTGATTAAGATATGACTTACTGATTTTTTTCGATACCATACAAACTTTCTGTAACCTTATTCATTTCTTATTAGTTTCTTATTTTTTTGTAGTAGGATCCGAAGTTGATTAAGAGTATACGAATGTCAAGTTGAGGAAGCATTATAAGAGTGCATCATCATGCTCTGATTTTTTAGGATGCTTTCCTCTGTTGCTGCATGGATAAGGTTGAGTTGATTGAATTGCAAAAATCCATGTCAAGTATTTTTTATATTACCCATCCTTGAATACAACTATTTTGGTAGCCAGAATATAAGTTTATTAATTTTCTAAATATTGAGATTATCGAGAATTTTGAATCTAAGTAGATAATTTTTTCTGAATTTATCTAAGTTAATTATTTATGGCTAACTCAAGCTCAAAATCGCTTCGCATTCTGTATGCAGCTGGGCCTGGCAATGTCATCGGAACATACAAATATTGGCTGAACGGACAGGATGATCCCTCACAAGTCTGTGTTACCTATTCTGGGCAGTTTTATGATATCTGTCGCACTTTAAATGCAGAAGCTTACATTATTTCATCATTTCGTCAGAAAGAATTCTTACGTGATGGTCAATTCACGATTGAACACAGACCAATAAAATTTAAGAATACATCAGGTATACTGTATCACTTAAATCAAGTTTGGTATGGGATAGGGTTGATTTCTTCTGCTTTGATTTGGAAGGCTAATGTAGCAGTTGTGAATGAAGGTACAACGCATTGGTTTATTTTGTCTATCCTACCCTATTTAGGAGTCAAAGTAGTACCTTCTTTACACTGTACTCTATGGCGTAAGTACATACCCCTAACAACTACAGAGAAACTTATTGCGAGACTAAATAGACATTTTTTTGCGAGGGGATGTAGTGCTATTTTGGCAGCCTCAACAGATATTTCTAAGCAGGTTCAGGAGTGTGCTGGCAGCCAATCTCGACCAATCTTTGAGTTTCTGCCTCTGTACCGTAGAGCAGTTTTTGATGGTATTGCTTCTCCAAGTGAGCAGCATTTGCCGTTTATAGTTTTGTTTGTAGGTCGCATCGAACCATGTAAAGGTGTATTTGATCTCCTGAAAATTGCTCAACGTTTTTTATCTGAAGGCAGGCAGGATATAAAATTTGAAATTTGTGGAACAGGATCGGCTCTAGAAACTTTACGTTTTGCTGCTAAACAATCTAAAGTTGATTCATTTTTTGTGTGTCATGGCTATTGTAATCAACCAAAGATGCGTGAAATGTTGAGTAGAGCACATATTGTCATCGTACCAACTACAACAGCTTTTATTGAAGGATTTTGTCAGGTGGTTGCTGAGGGAGTTTTAGCTGCTCGTCCGGTGGTGACTTCATCTGTTATTCCGGCTTTATCATATGTATCTGATGCTGTTGTTGAAGTTCAGCCTGATGATGTTGAAGGCTATGGTGATGCATTACTGAAGTTATGTAGCGATCGCAAATTTTATGAACAAAAGTGTCAGGCTTGCTTGCAGGTACAAGAACAATTTTATGACATCTCAAAAAGCTGGGGAACTGCACTGAAATCTGTCTTGAAGACAATTCTGTAATAGCCACGCTCAAGTAGCTAAAGGCACTTAATAAGTTTACAAAATTTGTCAAAATTATGAAGGGCGCTTGTTAAAAGCACCCTTTTCAAATTAAGAATTATTTATTGATAAACTTCATGGTGTTCACAATAGATTTTTGCCTTAAGAAAGCAATTTCATTCTTTAGATTATCTTTGATTGGTAACTCTAAAATTTTAAACATATCCTTGATGCGATAGCGCCAATCGTGTCTATTTAGACATTCGCGATAGTTTCTCTGTGAGTTAGCAATCAAAGTATCATTATCACTCAATAATTCTTCAAAAAATGGCAACCAATCTGCTGGATTATCTGGAACTTCAATTGTACTATTTTGCCAGTTTATCAAATTAGCCACACCTTTACCAAAAGGTTTTTTACCTACAACAGTACAACCAGATGACCAAGACTCAAACCAGCGCATGAGAATTGGCGAGTATCCTTGAAAACGTTCTACATTACTTGCTTCAAAGCATAAACTAATTTTCGATCTACTTAAAATCTTAAATAACAGTTTTGTGTGTTCTTGGATATTAAAAACCTCAGGTTGAGAGAATGTAGAGTGCAAATAGATTCGGTTATTGTGCTCCTCATTGAAGTTTCGCTGCAAAAACTTATGTATTTTGGGATCAGTTCTGCCATAACTGACGATATCAATACTACGATGAATCGAATTTGAGCCTAATTTTAGTACATCAGTTGCCAATGGTAAAAATGCTGTACTTAAATTAGTACTTCTATTGATAGCATCAGCAAGATCAGCACAAATTACAAATAAGTAATCTAAGTATGGAATTACATCTCTATCCAAATGAGATGAATAAAAACCATCCAGTATATAGCCTATTCGTATGTCAAATTTCTTGAGAAGAGAATTAAGAGCATGAATTGATAAAAGAAATCTAGGCCCTAAACCAATAGCTAAAAGAATATTTGGCCCTTGATTGAGAGTAGGTAAGTCATCAATTTTGTACCATGACTTAAAAATTCGGTGTCTGTAGCGTTTTAGAAACTGAATCTTATGGTTGGGTAAGGGGTAAATGAATGTAGCATTAAAGGTAGATGATAGTACTTCTTCAAGTGGATAAAGTACTGACCAACCAACGTGTTTATTTCCAGGGTAAAGTTCTGACAATACAAACAGATTCATATGATTAGCATCATGAATTATCAAGTAACTCTTTATCAGACATCTCGCTTGGTCTACTACCTATTTTGCGTCTATACCCCGTATGAAACCAATTTTTAAGTTTTCAGCAAAGTCCTCGTTAAACTTGCAAATTGTTTGAGAACAGGCAGTTGATCAAACCATTGTGGAGTAATATCACTACGCGAACTCCGCTGCCCTCCAAAACTTGGTATTGAAATTAGTCTAGCAACATCTGGATTTTTTGATTGGAAGAGGTTATAAACTCCATCTGGTGAAATTGGGCCACAATCAGGGTGACCGAGAGGCATTTTAAGTGATAACTCAAAAAAATCAATAACTCTGTCAAATATTTTATTATTGACCCCATAAAAATGAGCTCCAATTATTCCTATAGATAATGGTTGAAGTTTTCCGAAAGTATTTTGATTTGGATTCATAACTTGATCGCAAAAGTATCCAAAGTGGACAATATCCCAGTTCATTTGATGTAGTTGCTCAATCAGCACATCCTCATACTGTGGAAAATATTCTGATAATGCTAAATCATCCTCCATGATCAAAACATTTTTGAGATTTTGCTCTTTTGCTAGCTTTAGTACAGATAAATGACTTAAAAATGCTCCCTTGTATCCTATTTTTTCAAATGGAGCCGCACTATCCGGTCTAATTGCAGCAAAAAGTTCAACTTTCCCTGGAGTAAATGGTATTCTTGCTTTTTCCAGTTCTTTTTCCATTGCTTGGCGTCGGTCTACTCTATAGGGTAGGTTGATGACGTAAATACGCTCAAAAAACTCTATGAATTTCATTTTTTTTAGCTACTATTTGGTGAAAAATTAAATTGACAGTACAGCCTTTAATAGTTGTGGCGTGGAAGTAAAACCTAATTCTTCTAGAAGAAAATATAAAATTTTCATGCTTACAAATTTTAACAATTAACTGTTCATTAGAAGCAAGTTTAGGTTTATTTTTAGTATACTTTAATCAATTCTAATGTGTAGAAAAAATGAGATAAAAGTTGAGAGGACTAAATTTTTGATTTGATTTTTTTTAGAGTTGGTCATAGCATATTCTAAAAATCGATAAAAATACAAAACTAATTTCATACAAAACACTTAATTATTTAACAACAGTATGATATTGTCTAAAATTAGTAATAATTTTAAGAGACTTGTAATTGAAAATTGCTGAAAATAGAGAAAATAAAAAATAAATTATTATATTTATAGACCATAAAGGCCAATGTATAAAACACCATAAATAGTATTTAAATCTTATGAATAAATTATTTTTTGTTAAATCTTCTTTGACAATGTTTAAAATCATTTGCCTGTAAAATTTATGAGGATAACCTATTTCTTGAAGTTTCAAATAAATTTCAGGTATATCTTTATGTAAAATTTTAAACCAGGCTCTTGGGTCTTCTTGCCAATAGCTAACACCCATAGTACATTCTATATAGTTATTTTTAGTTACTAAAATATTTCCTTGAGCAGCACAATACCCAGCTAAATATGCCAAATAACCCCAGTTATCCATGCCAATTGACCATTTTTGCAAAGCAGTTTGTGCTAGCTCTGTGCAGTATATAGTAGCAGTCAAAAAAATTACGCTACCAAAGTTTTTTTCTATACAATGCTGAAATGTTACTTTCCCATCATAAATATTTTTATTGTTGTCAAGATTAGTATCAAACCAGTGTTCTGATATCACTTCACCTGTTTTCCTGTTTAGATCGGAAAAATTTAGGTATAGTAATGCTAAATCTGGGATGCTTTTCAATTTACTTATGACGTAAGCAAGTGTGTTATTAAAGATTAAATCGTCATCACCAATTATCCAAGTAAATCGACTTGTCGAAACATTTAAGCAATAAGTAATATTTCTGATACAGCCGATATTTTCATCATGTTTGTTTGATTTAAATGTTGTTTGTATCAATACCGACTGCCATTTTTTTATTACACTCTGTGTTTCGTCATTTGAACAATTGTCAGAAACAATAATTTCACAATCATCTTCAAAGCCCTTAATATCTTGAGCAAGCCAAGCAAGCTGTTTATTCAGTTGTTTAGCACGATTAAATGTTGGAATACAAATAGAAAGTAGTTTTTTCATTTAATTTAGTATTTAAGTTTTTCACTCGTATTTTTACAAGTTTGTGTTGGCTAAGAGTTTTATCGATAGTGTTTGAACGAGAGCCTAATATTGACTCAACAGGTAAAATTTATCTATGTGTAATACAACAGTTGAAGTTGAAAATGAAATTTGGAAAATTTCAGTAAAAAAAATGGTATGCAATTTGATTGGCAAAAATTTGCAGTATCTCGGTTTCTTTTTCAGTGAAATGGCGGGGATTAAATGTACCGATATGTAAAACTCCGATCGCTCGCTTTTTAACTATTATCGGCACACCAAGTATTGATCGAATTCCTTTATTTCGGAGAATTGGGCTTACAACTTCTACCTCAGATAAATCACCAATATTCATGTGAGTGCAGTTAGCCGCAATCTGCCCGGCGAAACCCTTACCGATGGGAATACGAATATTTTCTGACTTTTCTTCTTCCAATCCAAGTAGTGGCGATAATAGCTAATTCTTGCTGAGCTTCAGTTTTTACCAGCACTGTACCAGTATCAACGTACATCAGCCGACGAATGTACTCAAGTATGATGTACAGCAATTTTTCTAAGAAAAACTCAGCCAGAGCAGAATCATTTTTGTTTGGGGAATATTGACGATTGAGTTTTGCTGATTGCTCAATTGCTACTAGGTTTGTACTTAGCGGAGTCAAATAATTATTGGCTTCTAGGTAAATATCTTGTTGATTATGTGTGGGTGGCGGCACTGTTTTGCCCTTCCGATTGTGCTTTACTCGCGCTGGCACACCTACAGCAATCGAGTAAGGAGGAATATCTTTAGTTACGACTGCTCCTGCTCCAATTACACTTCCTTGCCCAATGGTGATTCCATCTAGGATTCTGACTCCAATACCTATCCAACAGTCATCTTCTATCACAATGCCTTTATGGCTTATTCCTTGGAACTGAATTCTAATTGTCGGATCGGTAAAATTATGGCAGTTAGCATATATTGCTGAGTGTGATGCAATCAGACAGTTTTTACCAATTTTAATCTGTCCAGGCCCTGCTATACAAATATAAGGGCCAATATAAGTAGATTCATCAATTTCTATAGAGCCTCCGAGGGCTTTAATATCAACACCACGCTCTAGCCAGGTGTCATTACCAATGGTAATTTTACTGTTAGAAGCACCGCAATCTAAGCGAACATCGCGAGAAATTTTGACATTATCTCCAAGTGCAATTGCAAAAGTATGGATAAACTCAGCATTGGTTTGAACAGTAACTGAGTTACCAAATTGGGCAAAAATATGACGGTATAGAATTCTGCGCAGGAGTACACCAACTTTGAGTGGAATTGAACCCACTAATAACTGTGCAATTGACTCTTTATAGGGAAACCAAGAAAGAAGTTTTTTCGGGTTGTGATCATTCATGATTTATGTAGAACTAATTCACATTACTACCTACTCCCCGATCGCCGAATCTCGTTGGGTGCGAATCCACTCTGTCTGAGGTTGAAATAGAAAAGCTAAATATAGGGGTATCTTCCACAGAATGTACAGTGGAATGGTTAGCATCGTTCGCAGAGGGAAATTGGTACGACCAAACTTAGCCCAAACTGCAACAATTGAGATACAAATCAGTAGCCCTTCTACTGCTAGTAAGATAGTTGGCAGCCATGAAGCCCCAAATACTCCTGCTAAGGTAGCTACTGTTATGGCTGCTGCCCAGAGCATTACCAACAGCGAAAGTGGTGGAACACACAAATCGAAAGCGATCGCTAATAAATCAAAACGCTTTTGTGCATAAGAAGCTTTTAAAAGTCGGGGTACTTGCTTGAGCATAGTTTGTAAATAACCATGTTCCCAGCGTGTTCTTTGACTTTTGGCTGCTTGGTGCTGTTGTGGGAGAGTTCCCATCACAAGAGCATCCATACAAAATTTAGGAGGATACCCACTGATGGCAAGATCCATAGATAGTTGAATGTCTTCAACAATATTGCTACTGGCTAAAGGAATTTGATGAATGATTTCCCAAGGGAAAGCCATGCCCGAACCCATTAGTAAGCAAGGTAGATCCAGTCTTCCTAATCCCCTGGGGCGAACTAAGTTCTTAACTAGAAATGCTAGTGCTGAAACTATATCCTTTGGTTGAGGATTGGGGGGTTGTGTCAACAGATAAATAGCTTGAACAGGGCGTACTGTAGCTAGTGCTAGACGACTAATCCGAGCGATCGCACCTGAATGAACGATACAATCTGCATCTACCATTACCACCACATCAGGAGGATTGTTGGCTATGAATTGCAAACCGTAGTCTAAAGCATAGCCTTTCCCCCGACGCTCAGGATCTTGACGCGAAATCACTGTTGCACCAGCTTTGTGGGCTACAGATGCTGTGTCATCATTACAATTATCGGCTATGACTATGAGACGGTCTTGTTCTATTAACTGCGGCAGCAATGATTGCAAAGTGGTATTGATTCCAGCTGCTTCATTGTGAGCTGGAACTAAAATATCAACTCTAGGGCGAGGTACCAGCGCGTAATACGACTGAATTTGAAACTCAGGAAATAATGCTGCAATACATTCTATAGAGAAAACAGAAACCGGAACCAAAAGTCCCAGTGCGATCGCAAATAAGACAATCTCAACAAATAGGATTGCCAAGTGATGAACTATCACAACTGTTGAACCTTTATTTATTTAAAGATGGGTATGTCACTACAGAAATAGAGAATCAGTTATAATTCCGAGCGATCGAATCCGAAATCTTTAGCTTTATTTTTTACAGAAGCAGGAAGTACCCGCTGATTTGCCTTTGGATGGAGGTTATGAGAGCTAGGCAGACTACTTATGCTTGTGTTGGCATGATTGGCAATTATACCCAAAACAGGTAATTGCAACATTTGCAATCGTAACAGAGCCTGTGTAATTAATGGACGTTTGGTTTTGCCAACTCCCACAACCATCAATATCCCATCTGCATGTTCTGCGAGTAAAGGAACATCAGCAAATCCTAGCAGATGGCTAGTATCGTAAATAACTAAATCAAAAGCTTGGTGAAATTTCTCCATTAAATGCTGCATCTGAGCAGAGCCAAGCATTCTGGTAGAGGATGGTAAAATTTTGCCAGAGGTAAGTACAAAAAGATTTTTTTGTAAGGGTGATGCCTGAATGAGAAATGATTGAGACGAAACATCCTGAGAAATTAAATTGCTTAGTCCTTGTATATTGTCTAAGCCAAACTTTTTATGAAGACTAGGATTACGAAAATTTGCATCTACAAGCAAGGTTTTCTTACCCATATCAGCCGCAGCTTGAGCAAGATACATGGCAACAGTAGATTTTCCATCTCCGGGCGCAGGTGAAGTTACGATGATAGATTGAGCTTTAGGAGAACCAGCCAGAAAACGAATACTAGCGTAAAGAGAATCGAAAGCTGATAAAAACTTAGCAT from Chlorogloeopsis sp. ULAP01 encodes the following:
- a CDS encoding glycosyltransferase gives rise to the protein MSLTIAYLINQYPKVSHSFIRREINSLEKHGIKIQRFAIRSCGNELVDEADIQELEKTQVVLGIGKIGLVISLIRVAIARPIRFLQALWLALRVGWRSERGILYHLIYLAEACVLLGWWEKAYVEHVHAHFGTNSTTVAMLCSAMGGPPYSFTIHGPEEFDCVQSLSLVEKVKRAAFVVTVSSFGKSQLYRWCDRCEWSKIHVVHCGVDDGFLDTTPTSIPSEPRFVCVARLSQAKGHLLLLDAAARLAREGLQFKLVLIGDGLLRNEIENAIAQLGLQNYVELIGWASNGEVRQQILASRAMVLPSFAEGLPVVLMEALALSRPVISTYIAGIPELVEPGVCGWLVPPGSIEALVTAMREALQLPIEQLEHMGSKGQSRVVQKHNIAIEAGNLAALFQSSNENLKTQEIDTPSTVDYLNNPNVEVKMLH
- a CDS encoding glycosyltransferase codes for the protein MANSSSKSLRILYAAGPGNVIGTYKYWLNGQDDPSQVCVTYSGQFYDICRTLNAEAYIISSFRQKEFLRDGQFTIEHRPIKFKNTSGILYHLNQVWYGIGLISSALIWKANVAVVNEGTTHWFILSILPYLGVKVVPSLHCTLWRKYIPLTTTEKLIARLNRHFFARGCSAILAASTDISKQVQECAGSQSRPIFEFLPLYRRAVFDGIASPSEQHLPFIVLFVGRIEPCKGVFDLLKIAQRFLSEGRQDIKFEICGTGSALETLRFAAKQSKVDSFFVCHGYCNQPKMREMLSRAHIVIVPTTTAFIEGFCQVVAEGVLAARPVVTSSVIPALSYVSDAVVEVQPDDVEGYGDALLKLCSDRKFYEQKCQACLQVQEQFYDISKSWGTALKSVLKTIL
- a CDS encoding glycosyltransferase; translated protein: MNLFVLSELYPGNKHVGWSVLYPLEEVLSSTFNATFIYPLPNHKIQFLKRYRHRIFKSWYKIDDLPTLNQGPNILLAIGLGPRFLLSIHALNSLLKKFDIRIGYILDGFYSSHLDRDVIPYLDYLFVICADLADAINRSTNLSTAFLPLATDVLKLGSNSIHRSIDIVSYGRTDPKIHKFLQRNFNEEHNNRIYLHSTFSQPEVFNIQEHTKLLFKILSRSKISLCFEASNVERFQGYSPILMRWFESWSSGCTVVGKKPFGKGVANLINWQNSTIEVPDNPADWLPFFEELLSDNDTLIANSQRNYRECLNRHDWRYRIKDMFKILELPIKDNLKNEIAFLRQKSIVNTMKFINK
- a CDS encoding glycosyltransferase family 25 protein — protein: MKFIEFFERIYVINLPYRVDRRQAMEKELEKARIPFTPGKVELFAAIRPDSAAPFEKIGYKGAFLSHLSVLKLAKEQNLKNVLIMEDDLALSEYFPQYEDVLIEQLHQMNWDIVHFGYFCDQVMNPNQNTFGKLQPLSIGIIGAHFYGVNNKIFDRVIDFFELSLKMPLGHPDCGPISPDGVYNLFQSKNPDVARLISIPSFGGQRSSRSDITPQWFDQLPVLKQFASLTRTLLKT
- a CDS encoding glycosyltransferase family 2 protein, yielding MKKLLSICIPTFNRAKQLNKQLAWLAQDIKGFEDDCEIIVSDNCSNDETQSVIKKWQSVLIQTTFKSNKHDENIGCIRNITYCLNVSTSRFTWIIGDDDLIFNNTLAYVISKLKSIPDLALLYLNFSDLNRKTGEVISEHWFDTNLDNNKNIYDGKVTFQHCIEKNFGSVIFLTATIYCTELAQTALQKWSIGMDNWGYLAYLAGYCAAQGNILVTKNNYIECTMGVSYWQEDPRAWFKILHKDIPEIYLKLQEIGYPHKFYRQMILNIVKEDLTKNNLFIRFKYYLWCFIHWPLWSINIIIYFLFSLFSAIFNYKSLKIITNFRQYHTVVK
- a CDS encoding GAF domain-containing protein produces the protein MEEEKSENIRIPIGKGFAGQIAANCTHMNIGDLSEVEVVSPILRNKGIRSILGVPIIVKKRAIGVLHIGTFNPRHFTEKETEILQIFANQIAYHFFY
- a CDS encoding acyltransferase is translated as MNDHNPKKLLSWFPYKESIAQLLVGSIPLKVGVLLRRILYRHIFAQFGNSVTVQTNAEFIHTFAIALGDNVKISRDVRLDCGASNSKITIGNDTWLERGVDIKALGGSIEIDESTYIGPYICIAGPGQIKIGKNCLIASHSAIYANCHNFTDPTIRIQFQGISHKGIVIEDDCWIGIGVRILDGITIGQGSVIGAGAVVTKDIPPYSIAVGVPARVKHNRKGKTVPPPTHNQQDIYLEANNYLTPLSTNLVAIEQSAKLNRQYSPNKNDSALAEFFLEKLLYIILEYIRRLMYVDTGTVLVKTEAQQELAIIATTWIGRRKVRKYSYSHR
- a CDS encoding glycosyltransferase family 2 protein, with amino-acid sequence MIVHHLAILFVEIVLFAIALGLLVPVSVFSIECIAALFPEFQIQSYYALVPRPRVDILVPAHNEAAGINTTLQSLLPQLIEQDRLIVIADNCNDDTASVAHKAGATVISRQDPERRGKGYALDYGLQFIANNPPDVVVMVDADCIVHSGAIARISRLALATVRPVQAIYLLTQPPNPQPKDIVSALAFLVKNLVRPRGLGRLDLPCLLMGSGMAFPWEIIHQIPLASSNIVEDIQLSMDLAISGYPPKFCMDALVMGTLPQQHQAAKSQRTRWEHGYLQTMLKQVPRLLKASYAQKRFDLLAIAFDLCVPPLSLLVMLWAAAITVATLAGVFGASWLPTILLAVEGLLICISIVAVWAKFGRTNFPLRTMLTIPLYILWKIPLYLAFLFQPQTEWIRTQRDSAIGE